Proteins encoded by one window of Streptomyces clavuligerus:
- a CDS encoding VOC family protein — protein MSSIKKFQVTFDCAEPERLARFWCEVLGYVVPAPDDGFGGWDEYWQAQPPEERGAWFACVDPSGVGPRLYFQRVPEGKVAKNRLHLDVRVGTGLVGKERLAALEAECARLLPLGAVRVRLLYDGGDESCIVMQDIEGNEFCVD, from the coding sequence ATGTCATCGATCAAGAAGTTCCAGGTCACTTTCGACTGCGCGGAACCCGAACGTCTCGCCCGTTTCTGGTGCGAGGTGCTGGGGTACGTCGTACCGGCGCCCGATGACGGGTTCGGCGGGTGGGACGAGTACTGGCAGGCCCAGCCTCCGGAGGAGCGGGGGGCCTGGTTCGCGTGCGTCGATCCCTCGGGGGTGGGGCCCCGGCTGTACTTCCAGCGTGTTCCCGAGGGCAAGGTGGCCAAGAACCGGCTGCACCTCGATGTGCGGGTCGGCACCGGGCTCGTGGGGAAGGAGCGCCTCGCCGCGCTCGAAGCCGAGTGCGCGCGGCTGCTCCCGCTCGGCGCGGTGCGGGTGCGGCTGCTGTACGACGGCGGCGACGAATCGTGCATCGTGATGCAGGACATCGAGGGCAACGAGTTCTGCGTCGACTGA
- a CDS encoding helix-turn-helix domain-containing protein → MPYELEEQEAIGRRIKRRRLALGMPQADLGAAVGQSQGWVSKVEKGRIELDRAALINSIAAALHCHPNDLIDRPYVGTAPENQWQPAAASILRELRRYDLTPVFDGTPRPSGTLWQDMRRLHRLRDAAANVAILRSLPDLLREAQALAEVAAGHEREEAFGIYAVCCKFAHTAAHALGHPELVAMACERAVWASRLSGDPVLPAVADWMRIWDMWATASWADCLALADKALGGIEREYERGDALAVRAWGSLQLRAAVSAARAGNAGEADHRIGLARQAATRLHLPESATVEDRHSLTFSAGNVTIHGISVALELSDQTTALRRNEQAGPEEIAALPNSRQGHHRMDLARAWLWEGDRHKALGELRQAEALAPQLVRNHPIARATLRRIIHAERTATHEQLRGMANRFHLNDQELFS, encoded by the coding sequence ATGCCGTACGAACTGGAAGAGCAAGAGGCCATCGGCCGCCGGATCAAGCGTCGGCGGCTCGCCCTGGGAATGCCCCAGGCCGACCTCGGGGCCGCTGTCGGCCAGTCGCAGGGCTGGGTGTCCAAGGTCGAGAAGGGCCGTATCGAGCTGGACCGGGCCGCGCTGATCAACAGCATCGCCGCCGCGCTGCACTGCCACCCGAACGACCTGATCGACCGCCCGTACGTCGGCACCGCGCCGGAGAACCAGTGGCAGCCGGCCGCCGCGTCCATCCTGCGGGAGCTGCGGCGCTATGACCTGACGCCGGTCTTCGACGGCACCCCCCGCCCGTCCGGCACGCTGTGGCAGGACATGAGGCGGCTGCACCGGCTGCGGGACGCGGCGGCGAACGTGGCGATCCTCCGGAGCCTTCCCGACCTCCTGCGGGAGGCGCAGGCCCTGGCCGAGGTGGCGGCCGGGCACGAGCGGGAGGAGGCGTTCGGCATCTACGCGGTGTGCTGCAAGTTCGCCCATACCGCCGCCCATGCCCTGGGCCATCCGGAGCTGGTCGCCATGGCCTGCGAGCGGGCCGTGTGGGCGTCCCGGCTCTCCGGTGACCCGGTGCTGCCGGCGGTGGCGGACTGGATGCGGATCTGGGACATGTGGGCCACGGCGAGCTGGGCCGACTGCCTCGCGCTGGCGGACAAGGCGCTGGGCGGGATCGAGCGGGAGTACGAGCGCGGGGACGCGCTCGCGGTACGGGCCTGGGGCAGCCTCCAGCTCCGGGCGGCGGTCTCCGCCGCCCGAGCGGGCAACGCGGGCGAGGCCGACCACCGGATCGGCCTCGCCCGGCAGGCCGCGACGCGCCTGCACCTCCCGGAAAGCGCAACGGTCGAGGACCGGCACTCGCTGACCTTCTCGGCGGGCAATGTCACCATCCACGGCATCAGCGTCGCGCTGGAGCTGAGCGACCAGACCACGGCGCTGCGCCGGAACGAACAGGCCGGGCCCGAGGAGATCGCCGCGCTCCCCAACTCCCGCCAGGGACACCACCGGATGGACCTGGCCCGTGCCTGGCTCTGGGAGGGAGACCGCCACAAGGCCCTCGGAGAGCTGCGGCAGGCCGAGGCACTCGCCCCGCAACTGGTGCGGAACCACCCCATCGCGCGGGCGACCCTCCGCAGGATCATCCACGCCGAACGCACCGCTACACACGAGCAGTTGCGCGGCATGGCAAACCGCTTTCACCTGAACGACCAGGAGTTGTTCTCCTGA
- a CDS encoding helix-turn-helix domain-containing protein: MTQEIGDNIKRYRRAEGLSQEELAEKAGLSVSTVQKAEQGRGAVRTQTLHTIARGLGVTTSALFVAGPPEPVVGDDATKQSLVAIRAALMPPIGIDGVLVASVPKVGDLSALRRRVLAIHDLYRVDDYDAVARALPHLLREAEASVAQADGESARRKAERVWTMTLLVSGKYLTQVRQYDLAYAALSEAIRRAGGAGDRTIAATGVVGLCWLLLRQDRFGDCYDLAVRTAEAMEPRFSEVDPTRVSLWGELWMRAAAAAVRDNRRTEAAEARRMVARASAGMVKEEGEGTFPSVWGSFGPVTARIKAIEDCLVQGHSRADARAVLRQADRGVLRSEARKRTGNPSGASWGRHLLDVAQAHTLLGAHQDAMETLVVIKADRGEWIKHQPMARRMMADILHNRKRGLTAEMRDMAAHLGVVG; this comes from the coding sequence ATGACGCAAGAAATCGGCGACAACATCAAGCGCTACCGGCGGGCCGAGGGGCTGTCCCAGGAGGAGCTGGCCGAGAAGGCGGGGCTGTCGGTCAGCACGGTGCAGAAGGCCGAACAAGGGCGTGGTGCGGTGCGCACCCAGACGCTGCACACGATCGCCCGTGGGCTCGGTGTCACCACGTCCGCCCTGTTCGTGGCAGGCCCACCCGAACCGGTGGTCGGTGACGATGCCACGAAGCAGAGTCTGGTGGCCATCCGTGCGGCGCTGATGCCGCCCATCGGGATCGACGGAGTGCTGGTGGCATCCGTTCCGAAGGTCGGTGATCTGTCCGCGCTGCGGCGGAGGGTGCTTGCTATTCATGATCTTTACCGGGTGGACGACTACGACGCGGTCGCCAGGGCACTGCCTCATCTCCTGCGCGAAGCGGAAGCGTCCGTGGCGCAGGCCGACGGCGAGAGCGCCCGGCGGAAGGCCGAGCGGGTGTGGACCATGACCCTGCTGGTCAGCGGCAAGTACCTCACGCAGGTGCGTCAGTACGATCTCGCCTACGCGGCGCTCTCCGAGGCGATTCGGAGGGCCGGTGGTGCCGGGGACCGGACGATCGCGGCGACCGGGGTGGTCGGCCTGTGCTGGCTGCTGCTGCGGCAGGATCGTTTCGGTGACTGCTACGACCTGGCCGTCCGTACGGCAGAGGCGATGGAGCCCCGGTTCTCCGAGGTCGACCCCACTCGGGTGAGCCTCTGGGGGGAGCTGTGGATGCGCGCGGCTGCGGCGGCCGTACGGGACAACAGGCGTACCGAAGCGGCGGAAGCGCGGCGGATGGTCGCCCGTGCGTCGGCAGGGATGGTGAAGGAGGAGGGAGAGGGGACGTTCCCCTCGGTGTGGGGCAGCTTCGGGCCGGTCACCGCACGGATCAAAGCCATCGAGGACTGCTTGGTGCAGGGACACAGCCGGGCGGACGCCCGCGCCGTGCTCCGCCAGGCGGATCGCGGTGTTCTGCGGAGCGAGGCGCGCAAGCGCACGGGGAATCCCTCAGGTGCGAGCTGGGGGCGTCATCTGCTGGATGTGGCACAGGCGCACACCCTGCTGGGCGCCCACCAGGACGCGATGGAGACGCTCGTGGTCATCAAGGCGGACAGGGGAGAGTGGATCAAGCACCAGCCCATGGCGCGGCGCATGATGGCGGACATCCTCCACAACCGAAAGAGGGGCCTTACGGCGGAGATGCGCGACATGGCCGCTCACCTGGGAGTTGTCGGCTAA
- a CDS encoding glycosyltransferase, with protein MTTAPHHPDPAPVPAASRGDVDLSVVVPAYNEEGRLRPTLDAISAHLSADPHRTWEVIVVDDGSTDGTARVAREAAAEEPRIHVVAAHDGANHGKGDALRRGVLASYGRRVLVTDADLATPIEELDRLDELLSAEDTDAAIGSRAHPESLIEIHQWRVREWLGRMGNRLIRTVAVPGIHDTQCGFKLFDGDKARAAFADSRLNGWGIDVEILRHFRRAGWPVAEVPVRWSHRPGSKVRPLDYGRVLLELLRLRAPGAFPAPVSSRSSLSSPSSPSSRPSLSSVRPVDLVIVLGFLLASGVLYHQLWADLDRGYLADAGQDQNQWEWFFRVTAANITELRNPLFTTLQGHPEGVNLMANTVMLGLSVPLTPVTLLLGPTVTWALVLTGGLAATAVAWYWFIARRLVANRWAAATGAALAAFAPPMISHGNAHPNFLALFMLPVIVDRALRLCEGRRVVRDGVLLGLFTAYQIFLGEEALLLAAMGMVLFALAYAVLRRDVAAAVWRPLLRGTLIGLAVCLPIVGFPLGWQFFGPQSYTHVMHGDNTHNSPLAFVEFAGRSLAGSDATADPLAMNRTEQNAFFGWPLLLLTAVIVVRLRRLALVKALAFTALAAALLSLGVTFRIPFTDVELTGPWRALANLPLFESVIESRVAMICAPVFGILVALATDRLTAPRAARAVPGARPARAHAVRAVGLLAVAGALLPILPTPYPVRERAPVPAFITEGMYRPYLAEGESMITVPLPGPGGADPLHWQSSTGLGFSLAGGYFNGPWGPDRIGIYGATPRHTSNLLSDVRNTGQVPELGPQWRAQARADLAAWRAGVVVLPPQYNDHALYTALEQLLGRPGVHTGGVWVWDVGRLPGNERE; from the coding sequence ATGACCACGGCCCCGCACCACCCGGACCCCGCGCCCGTACCGGCCGCGTCCCGCGGCGACGTGGACCTGAGCGTCGTCGTCCCCGCGTACAACGAGGAGGGCAGGCTCCGCCCCACTCTCGACGCGATCAGCGCCCATCTGTCGGCCGACCCCCACCGCACCTGGGAGGTGATCGTGGTGGACGACGGCTCCACCGACGGCACCGCCCGGGTCGCCCGGGAGGCCGCCGCCGAGGAGCCCCGTATCCATGTGGTCGCCGCGCACGACGGCGCGAACCACGGCAAGGGCGACGCGCTGCGGCGCGGTGTCCTCGCCTCCTACGGCCGCCGGGTCCTCGTCACCGACGCCGATCTCGCCACCCCGATCGAGGAGCTGGACCGGCTCGACGAACTGCTGTCCGCCGAGGACACGGACGCCGCCATCGGCTCCCGCGCCCACCCCGAGTCGCTGATAGAGATCCACCAGTGGCGGGTCCGCGAATGGCTCGGCCGGATGGGCAACCGGCTGATACGCACGGTCGCGGTGCCCGGCATCCACGACACGCAGTGCGGCTTCAAACTCTTCGACGGCGACAAGGCGCGGGCGGCGTTCGCCGACTCCCGGCTGAACGGGTGGGGCATCGACGTGGAGATCCTGCGGCACTTCCGGCGCGCGGGCTGGCCGGTGGCCGAGGTCCCCGTGCGGTGGTCGCACCGGCCCGGCTCCAAGGTGCGCCCGCTGGACTACGGCCGGGTGCTGCTGGAACTGCTGCGGCTGCGCGCGCCGGGCGCGTTCCCGGCGCCGGTGTCGTCACGGTCGTCGCTGTCGTCGCCGTCGTCGCCGTCGTCACGTCCGTCGCTGTCGTCGGTCCGCCCGGTGGACCTCGTGATCGTCCTCGGTTTCCTGCTCGCGTCCGGCGTGCTCTACCACCAGCTCTGGGCCGACCTCGACCGCGGCTATCTCGCGGACGCGGGCCAGGACCAGAACCAGTGGGAGTGGTTCTTCCGGGTCACCGCCGCGAACATCACCGAGCTGCGGAACCCCCTCTTCACCACCCTCCAGGGCCATCCCGAGGGCGTGAACCTGATGGCCAACACGGTGATGCTGGGGCTCTCCGTGCCCCTCACCCCGGTGACGCTGCTGCTCGGACCCACCGTCACCTGGGCCCTCGTCCTCACCGGCGGGCTCGCCGCCACCGCCGTCGCCTGGTACTGGTTCATCGCCCGCCGCCTGGTCGCCAACCGCTGGGCCGCCGCCACCGGCGCCGCGCTCGCCGCCTTCGCGCCGCCGATGATCTCCCACGGCAACGCGCACCCCAACTTCCTCGCGCTCTTCATGCTCCCGGTGATCGTGGACCGCGCGCTGCGGCTCTGCGAGGGGCGGCGGGTCGTCCGGGACGGCGTCCTCCTCGGCCTGTTCACCGCGTACCAGATCTTCCTCGGCGAGGAGGCGCTGCTGCTCGCCGCGATGGGGATGGTGCTGTTCGCGCTCGCGTACGCGGTCCTCCGGCGCGATGTCGCCGCCGCCGTGTGGCGCCCCCTGCTGCGGGGCACCCTCATCGGGCTCGCGGTCTGTCTGCCGATCGTCGGCTTCCCGCTGGGCTGGCAGTTCTTCGGGCCGCAGAGCTATACGCACGTCATGCACGGCGACAACACCCACAACAGCCCACTCGCGTTCGTCGAGTTCGCCGGGCGCTCCCTCGCGGGCAGCGACGCGACCGCCGACCCGCTGGCGATGAACCGCACCGAGCAGAACGCGTTCTTCGGCTGGCCGCTGCTGCTGCTCACCGCCGTGATCGTGGTCCGGCTGCGGCGGCTGGCCCTGGTCAAGGCGCTGGCGTTCACCGCGCTCGCGGCGGCGCTGCTCTCGCTGGGCGTGACGTTCCGCATCCCGTTCACGGACGTGGAACTCACCGGTCCGTGGCGGGCGCTCGCGAACCTGCCGCTCTTCGAGTCCGTCATCGAGTCCCGGGTGGCGATGATCTGCGCCCCCGTGTTCGGCATCCTCGTCGCGCTGGCGACCGACCGGCTGACCGCGCCCCGGGCGGCCCGGGCGGTGCCGGGTGCGCGGCCCGCACGGGCGCACGCGGTGCGGGCGGTGGGGCTGCTCGCCGTCGCGGGCGCGCTGCTGCCCATACTGCCGACGCCGTACCCGGTACGGGAGCGGGCGCCCGTACCCGCCTTCATCACCGAGGGGATGTACCGCCCGTACCTCGCCGAGGGCGAGTCCATGATCACCGTGCCGCTGCCGGGACCCGGCGGCGCCGACCCCCTCCACTGGCAGTCGTCGACCGGCCTCGGCTTCTCCCTGGCGGGCGGATACTTCAACGGCCCCTGGGGCCCCGACCGCATCGGGATCTACGGCGCGACGCCCCGCCACACGTCCAACCTCCTGTCCGACGTGCGCAACACCGGGCAAGTGCCCGAACTCGGCCCCCAGTGGCGGGCCCAGGCCCGGGCCGACCTCGCGGCGTGGCGCGCGGGGGTGGTGGTGCTGCCCCCGCAGTACAACGACCACGCCCTGTACACCGCCCTGGAACAACTGCTCGGCAGGCCGGGCGTGCACACCGGCGGGGTCTGGGTGTGGGATGTCGGCCGTCTGCCGGGTAATGAACGGGAGTGA
- a CDS encoding GntR family transcriptional regulator: MPGPGPNGATAAVTRSTLRQQIADALRDEVLAGRLVPGQAFTVKQIAEQYGVSATPVREALVDLSAQGLLDCDQHRGFKVRHFTAADYRAMVESRSLVLDGVIRHAERRGHTGTQAVAMVAVRRRADEAARAARCGDLDIHIGYDLRFWHELGSLLSNPYISDFLHRLRMQAWVFAVPHLRADAERRRWLWSGHEELVDAMTLGDLTAARAVIEAHHDRALAWLDHLGHPDTSPRAQAPAGPPPPRPDHGERRER; the protein is encoded by the coding sequence ATGCCCGGCCCCGGACCGAACGGCGCGACTGCCGCTGTCACCCGCAGCACCCTGCGGCAGCAGATCGCGGACGCGCTGCGGGACGAGGTGCTGGCCGGACGGCTCGTACCCGGCCAGGCGTTCACCGTCAAACAGATCGCCGAGCAGTACGGGGTCTCCGCGACCCCGGTCCGGGAGGCCCTGGTGGACCTCAGCGCCCAGGGGCTGCTCGACTGCGACCAGCACCGGGGCTTCAAGGTGCGCCACTTCACCGCCGCCGACTACCGCGCGATGGTGGAGTCCCGTTCCCTCGTCCTGGACGGGGTGATCCGGCACGCCGAACGCCGGGGCCACACCGGGACACAGGCGGTCGCCATGGTCGCCGTGCGCCGCCGCGCCGACGAGGCCGCCCGTGCGGCCCGCTGCGGCGATCTGGACATCCATATCGGCTACGACCTGCGTTTCTGGCATGAACTCGGATCACTCCTCTCCAATCCGTATATATCTGACTTTCTCCATAGGCTCCGGATGCAGGCGTGGGTCTTCGCCGTGCCGCACCTCCGGGCCGACGCCGAGCGTCGCCGCTGGCTGTGGAGCGGACACGAGGAGCTGGTCGACGCCATGACCCTCGGCGACCTGACAGCGGCCCGCGCGGTCATCGAGGCCCACCACGACCGGGCCCTCGCCTGGCTGGACCACCTCGGACACCCGGACACCTCCCCCAGGGCCCAGGCCCCGGCCGGTCCACCGCCACCACGGCCGGACCACGGGGAACGGCGGGAGCGGTGA
- a CDS encoding glycosyltransferase family 39 protein — protein sequence MIDTATAPVPPPRSPRFRRSWRGLPPGRRSTPRALRPVRAARTRAPWQVWLPPAALALLLGMWGLEREGTLWGDEAVTWDMAGRELPEIWRTLGAADAVHGLYYLLMHGVFTAWDQGLVPLRLPSVLATAATAALVARIGLRLAGPRAGLLSGLALALLPVVQRYAQEGRSYALVCALVAWATLLLLERRWRAYAAVLLGACLLHEFAVLALLAHGVTLWLGRPPGALRPPRGWLWAATAVVAGLLPLALLSMTQSGQVAWIEQPSTSKLTRFAVLVLVGLVCAVLPGGSRARVLALPLLVLPGGLLLAVSFVHPLYSERYVLFHAIGLALLLGTVLDRYWSRLVAAGVSAAALLHLAIEGPGLRSPASRTDNATAVAGTVERLARPGDGVLFLTAQRRVWTLAPGDSFRGLRDLSLDRTPRASDTLYGTEAPPAVVRERLLSHPGRVVVLQDRTGKSQGAGASDAVKREVLDRHFRLVEERLVSRERIGVYVRTDRPAGR from the coding sequence ATGATCGATACCGCGACCGCTCCCGTCCCGCCGCCGCGCTCCCCGCGTTTCCGGCGCTCCTGGCGCGGGCTGCCGCCGGGGCGGCGCTCCACCCCCCGTGCCCTCCGTCCCGTCCGTGCCGCCCGTACCCGTGCGCCCTGGCAGGTCTGGCTGCCGCCCGCCGCGCTGGCGCTGCTGCTGGGGATGTGGGGACTGGAGCGCGAGGGGACGCTGTGGGGTGACGAGGCGGTCACCTGGGACATGGCCGGGCGGGAGCTGCCGGAGATCTGGCGGACCCTCGGCGCGGCGGACGCCGTCCACGGCCTCTACTACCTGCTGATGCACGGGGTGTTCACGGCCTGGGACCAGGGGCTGGTCCCGCTGCGGCTGCCGTCCGTGCTGGCGACGGCGGCGACCGCCGCCCTGGTCGCGCGGATCGGGCTGCGGCTCGCGGGCCCGCGGGCGGGGCTCCTCTCCGGTCTGGCGCTGGCGCTGCTGCCCGTGGTGCAGCGGTACGCGCAGGAGGGGCGTTCGTACGCGCTGGTGTGCGCGCTGGTCGCCTGGGCGACGCTGCTGCTCCTGGAGCGGCGGTGGCGGGCGTACGCGGCGGTGCTGCTGGGCGCCTGTCTGCTGCACGAGTTCGCGGTGCTGGCGCTGCTCGCGCACGGGGTGACGCTGTGGCTCGGCCGTCCGCCGGGGGCGCTCCGGCCGCCGCGCGGGTGGCTGTGGGCCGCGACGGCGGTGGTCGCCGGTCTGCTGCCGCTCGCGCTGCTCTCGATGACGCAGTCGGGGCAGGTGGCGTGGATCGAACAGCCGAGCACATCAAAACTGACGCGGTTCGCGGTGCTGGTGCTCGTGGGGCTGGTCTGCGCGGTGCTCCCCGGCGGTTCCCGGGCGCGGGTGCTCGCGCTGCCGCTGCTCGTCCTCCCCGGGGGGCTGCTGCTCGCGGTGTCCTTCGTGCACCCGCTCTACTCCGAGCGCTATGTCCTGTTCCACGCGATCGGGCTGGCGCTGCTGCTGGGCACGGTCCTGGACCGGTACTGGTCGAGGCTGGTGGCGGCGGGTGTGTCGGCGGCGGCGCTGCTGCATCTCGCGATCGAGGGGCCGGGGCTGCGTTCCCCGGCGAGCCGCACCGACAACGCGACGGCGGTCGCGGGGACCGTGGAGCGGCTGGCCCGGCCCGGGGACGGGGTGCTCTTCCTCACCGCGCAGCGGCGGGTGTGGACGCTGGCGCCCGGCGACTCCTTCCGGGGGCTGCGCGACCTCTCCCTGGACCGCACGCCGCGCGCCTCGGACACCCTGTACGGGACGGAGGCCCCGCCCGCCGTCGTCCGCGAGCGGCTGCTGAGCCACCCCGGGCGGGTGGTGGTGCTCCAGGACCGGACCGGGAAGTCCCAGGGCGCGGGGGCCTCGGACGCCGTGAAGCGGGAGGTTCTGGACCGGCACTTCCGGCTGGTGGAGGAGCGGCTGGTGAGCCGCGAACGGATCGGGGTGTACGTCCGGACGGACCGTCCGGCCGGTCGCTGA